Proteins encoded within one genomic window of Lampris incognitus isolate fLamInc1 chromosome 1, fLamInc1.hap2, whole genome shotgun sequence:
- the LOC130117378 gene encoding ADP-ribosylation factor-like protein 3 isoform X2: MKLNVWDIGGQRKIRPFWKKYLENTDLLIYVIDSADKKRFEETGLELSELIDDENLKGVPVLIFANKQDLATASPASEIAEGLNLHTYRDREWQIQACSAVSGEGVQDGMNWICNNIVKKKK, encoded by the exons ATGAAACTAAACGTATGGGACATCGGAGGGCAGAGGAAGATCAGACCCTTCTGGAAAAAGTACTTGGAAAACACAGACCTGCTG ATCTATGTCATCGACAGTGCAGACAAGAAGCGGTTTGAGGAGACGGGATTG GAACTTTCGGAGCTGATCGATGACGAGAACCTTAAGGGCGTACCGGTGCTCATCTTTGCCAATAAGCAGGACCTGGCCACAGCATCACCGGCCAGTGAGATTGCTGAGGGACTGAACCTGCATACGTACAGGGATCGTGAATGGCAGATTCAGGCATGCTCGGCTGTGTCAGGCGAAGGAGTTCAG GATGGCATGAACTGGATTTGCAACAACATtgtaaaaaagaagaaataa
- the LOC130117378 gene encoding ADP-ribosylation factor-like protein 3 isoform X1 — MGEAQKGLLSVIQKLKGSTEQELRIVLLGLDNAGKTTLLKNLASEDVNTITPTQGFNIKSVASHGMKLNVWDIGGQRKIRPFWKKYLENTDLLIYVIDSADKKRFEETGLELSELIDDENLKGVPVLIFANKQDLATASPASEIAEGLNLHTYRDREWQIQACSAVSGEGVQDGMNWICNNIVKKKK; from the exons ATGGGAGAAGCTCAGAAG GGCTTACTCTCAGTCATTCAAAAGCTGAAGGGTTCCACGGAGCAGGAGCTGAGGATAGTGCTGCTGGGATTGGACAACGCCGGAAAGACCACCCTGCTGAAGAACCTCGCCTCGGAAGACGTTAACACCATCACACCCACGCAG GGCTTTAACATAAAGAGTGTGGCCTCTCATGGCATGAAACTAAACGTATGGGACATCGGAGGGCAGAGGAAGATCAGACCCTTCTGGAAAAAGTACTTGGAAAACACAGACCTGCTG ATCTATGTCATCGACAGTGCAGACAAGAAGCGGTTTGAGGAGACGGGATTG GAACTTTCGGAGCTGATCGATGACGAGAACCTTAAGGGCGTACCGGTGCTCATCTTTGCCAATAAGCAGGACCTGGCCACAGCATCACCGGCCAGTGAGATTGCTGAGGGACTGAACCTGCATACGTACAGGGATCGTGAATGGCAGATTCAGGCATGCTCGGCTGTGTCAGGCGAAGGAGTTCAG GATGGCATGAACTGGATTTGCAACAACATtgtaaaaaagaagaaataa
- the LOC130117362 gene encoding uncharacterized protein LOC130117362 produces the protein MTTVREMALFLLLSSLFITEVCSAQCLRCNSTGKSLAENKSADFGQSCSENTTQCFSVSAHPENSDIPQNCMKEIIQVPLNTSSKCILQEGDCITMRCCHNLSSVDLVFEWQKDGHILEGKNASELTLKVFTQDNGHYHCVVYSPCGNFTSSLKELSITDRNWLILIICGSSTFVLVLLLGLVMKYKMKRETFQHRNRREQRAQDPHMTRKITARDDA, from the exons ATGACAACTGTGAGAGAGATGGCCCTGTTTCTTTTGCTTAGCAGTCTCTTCATAA CAGAGGTTTGCTCAGCCCAGTGTCTGAGATGTAACAGCACAGGAAAATCTCTGGCAGAAAATAAATCagctg ATTTTGGTCAGTCATGTTCAGAAAACACTACTCAGTGCTTCAGTG TCTCAGCACACCCTGAAAACTCAGATATTCCACAGAATTGCATGAAAG AAATCATTCAAGTGCCGCTGAACACCAGCTCCAAGTGCATCTTGCAGGAGGGCGACTGTATCACAATGAGATGTTGTCATAATCTGTCCTCCGTGGACCTGGTGTTTGAGTGGCAGAAGGATGGGCACATCCTGGAGGGCAAGAATGCCAGTGAACTGACGTTGAAGGTGTTTACCCAGGACAACGGTCACTACCACTGCGTCGTCTATAGCCCCTGCGGCAATTTCACCTCATCACTAAAGGAGTTGTCCATAACAG ACAGAAACTGGCTGATCCTGATCATCTGCGGCAGCTCTACTTTTGTGCTGGTGCTGCTTCTGGGATTGGTCATGAAGTACAAGATGAAACGGGAGACTT TTCAACATAGGAACAGGAGGGAGCAGAGGGCACAGGATCCACACATGACTCGAAAGATTACAGCCAGAGATGACGCCTAA